Proteins encoded together in one Triticum urartu cultivar G1812 unplaced genomic scaffold, Tu2.1 TuUngrouped_contig_276, whole genome shotgun sequence window:
- the LOC125527049 gene encoding 2,3-bisphosphoglycerate-independent phosphoglycerate mutase translates to MATTNWTLPDHPTLPKGKTVAVVVLDGWGEASPDQYNCIHVAQTPVMDSLKNGAPEKWRLVKAHGTAVGLPSDDDMGNSEVGHNALGAGRIFAQGAKLVDAALASGKIWEDEGFNYIKESFDKGTLHLIGLLSDGGVHSRLDQVQLIVKGASERGAKRIRLHILTDGRDVLDGSSVGFVETIENDLAQLREQGVDARIASGGGRMYVTMDRYENDWSVVKRGWDAQVLGEAPHKFQNALEAVKTLRAEPKANDQYLPPFVIVDESGKSVGPIVDGDAVVTFNFRADRMVMLAKALEFPDFDKFDRVRVPKIKYAGMLQYDGELKLPSKYLVSPPLIERTSGEYLVKNGVRTFACSETVKFGHVTFFWNGNRSGYFDETREEYVEIPSDSGITFNEQPKMKALEIAERTRDAILSGKFDQVRINLPNGDMVGHTGDIEATVVACKAADEAVKMVLDAVEQVGGIYLVTADHGNAEDMVKRNKAGQPMLDKSGSIQILTSHTLQPVPVAIGGPGLHPGVRFRSDIQTPGLANVAATVMNLHGFQAPADYETTLIEVVDK, encoded by the exons ATGGCGACCACGAATTGGACGCTCCCCGACCACCCCACGCTCCCCAAGGGGAAGACGGTGGCCGTCGTCGTGCTCGACGGATGGGGCGAGGCCAGCCCCGACCAGTACAACTGCATCCATGTCGCCCAGACGCCCGTCATGGATTCGCTCAAGAAT GGTGCTCCTGAGAAGTGGAGACTAGTGAAGGCTCATGGAACTGCCGTTGGTCTCCCAAGTGACGACGACATGGGCAACAGTGAAGTTGGCCACAATGCTCTTGGAGCTGGCCGAATCTTTGCTCAAGG TGCGAAGCTTGTTGATGCTGCTCTTGCTTCCGGGAAGATTTGGGAAGACGAGGGGTTCAATTACATCAAGGAATCTTTTGATAAGGGTACTCTGCACCTTATTGGTTTGTTGAGTGATGGAGGCGTTCACTCCCGGCTAGACCAAGTGCAG TTGATTGTGAAAGGTGCCAGTGAGAGGGGAGCAAAAAGAATTCGCCTTCACATTCTTACTGATGGGCGTGATGTTTTGGATGGCAGTAGTGTTGGTTTCGTAGAGACAATTGAGAACGATCTTGCTCAGCTTCGTGAGCAGGGTGTTGATGCACGGATTGCATCTGGTGGTGGAAGGATGTATGTTACCATGGACCGCTACGAG AATGACTGGAGTGTGGTCAAGCGTGGGTGGGATGCCCAGGTACTTGGAGAAGCACCACACAAATTCCAAAATGCACTTGAAGCTGTGAAGACTCTAAGAGCAGAGCCCAAGGCCAATGATCAGTATTTGCCCCCCTTTGTGATAGTTGATGAGAGTGGCAAATCGGTTGGTCCTATAGTAGACGGTGATGCAGTCGTGACTTTCAATTTCAGAGCTGATCGCATGGTTATGCTTGCGAAAGCACTCGAGTTTCCTGATTTTGATAAATTTGACCGTGTTCGTGTACCAAAAATTAAGTACGCTGGGATGCTTCAATATGATGGTGAGTTGAAGCTTCCAAGCAAGTACCTTGTTTCCCCACCTTTGATTGAGAGGACATCTGGTGAATACTTGGTGAAGAATGGTGTCCGCACCTTCGCTTGCAG TGAGACAGTGAAGTTTGGCCATGTCACATTTTTCTGGAATGGAAACCGTTCGGGATACTTTGACGAGACCAGGGAAGAGTATGTAGAAATTCCCAGTGACAGTGGTATCACATTCAATGAGCAGCCCAAAATGAAGGCACTTGAAATTGCTGAGAGAACTCGGGATGCTATCCTCAGTGGGAAGTTTGACCAG GTGCGTATTAACCTGCCAAACGGTGACATGGTTGGTCACACTGGTGATATTGAAGCTACAGTTGTTGCTTGCAAGGCTGCCGATGAAGCTGTCAAG ATGGTCTTGGATGCTGTGGAGCAAGTTGGTGGTATCTATCTTGTCACAGCTGATCATGGAAACGCAGAGGATATGGTTAAGAGGAACAAAGCTGGCCAGCCGATGCTCGACAAGAGCGGTAGCATCCAGATTCTTACCTCGCATACGCTTCAGCCA GTCCCTGTTGCTATCGGAGGCCCTGGTCTCCACCCCGGAGTGAGATTCCGCTCCGACATCCAGACACCTGGGCTCGCCAACGTTGCCGCCACCGTGATGAACCTCCACGGCTTCCAGGCTCCTGCTGATTATGAGACGACCCTCATCGAAGTCGTCGACAAGTAA